From Panicum hallii strain FIL2 chromosome 2, PHallii_v3.1, whole genome shotgun sequence, a single genomic window includes:
- the LOC112879907 gene encoding guanosine deaminase-like — protein MEEAQVVQSKDGTISVASAFAGHQEAVQDRDHKFLTKAVEEAYRGVDCGDGGPFGAVVVCNDEVVVSCHNMVLKHTDPTAHAEVTAIREACKKLGKIELSDCEIYASCEPCPMCFGAVHLSRIKRLVYGAKAEAAIAIGFDDFIADALRGTGFYQKANMEIKKADGNGALIAEQVFEKTKEKFQMY, from the exons TTGTGCAGTCAAAGGATGGAACTATCTCGGTTGCTTCTGCATTTGCTGGTCATCAGGAAG CTGTACAAGACAGGGACCACAAATTCTTGACAAAAGCAGTGGAAGAAGCCTATCGGGGAGTTGATTGCGGTGATGGAGGTCCGTTTGGTGCTGTTGTCGTCTGTAATGATGAAGTAGTAGTTAGCTGCCATAACATGGTTCTGAAGCACACTGATCCAACTGCTCATGCTGAAGTAACTGCAATAAGAGAG GCTTGCAAAAAGCTAGGGAAAATTGAGCTGTCTGACTGTGAAATTTATGCGTCCTGCGAGCCATGCCCAATGTGCTTTGGTGCAGTTCATCTCTCTCGGATCAAG AGGCTAGTTTATGGAGCTAAGGCGGAGGCTGCCATTGCCATTGGATTCGATGACTTCATCGCAGATGCTCTGAGAGGCACTGGGTTCTACCAGAAGGCCAACATGGAGATCAAGAAGGCTGACGGCAATGGAGCGCTGATCGCTGAGCAGGTCTTCGAGAAGACCAAGGAGAAGTTCCAGATGTACTAA
- the LOC112881913 gene encoding guanosine deaminase-like isoform X1, whose product MEVPQAAGREDRDYKQMKQAVDEAYRAAARGDGGPFGAVILRDDGAVLASRHNLVRKNTDPSAHAEVAAIRQVAEMRSTVAFFHLFPHTVAGVQEARKTRPLRLLDLRVVRAVPDVLRLDSHSQDQEGGVCLYGAKAEAAVAAGFDASIPDAFVEYYRKSGIEVRQVEGEAARIAEQVFEKAWEAPGEAMRRRRGGGWFEKARGMVKSSRLCCPWD is encoded by the exons ATGGAGGTGCCCCAGG CAGCTGGGCGGGAGGACAGGGACTACAAGCAGATGAAGCAGGCCGTCGACGAGGCTTACCGGGCAGCCgcgcgcggcgacggcggcccgTTCGGAGCAGTCATCCTCCGCGACGACGGCGCCGTGCTGGCCAGCCGCCACAACCTGGTCCGGAAGAACACAGATCCGTCGGCGCACGCTGAAGTGGCCGCGATCAGACAGGTAGCAGAAATGCGGAGCACGGTTGCGTTCTTCCACCTGTTCCCTCACACGGTTGCAGGCGTGCAGGAGGCTCGGAAGACTCGACCTCTCAGGCTGCTAGATCTACGCGTCGTGCGAGCCGTGCCCGATGTGCTTCGCCTTGATTCGCACAGCCAAGATCAAG AAGGTGGTGTATGCCTGTATGGAGCCAAGGCGGAGGCTGCGGTCGCCGCCGGGTTCGACGCCTCCATCCCGGACGCTTTCGTGGAGTACTACCGGAAATCCGGCATTGAGGTCAGGCAGGTCGAGGGCGAGGCAGCCCGGATCGCCGAGCAGGTCTTTGAGAAGGCATGGGAAGCTCCGGGTGAGGCAATGAGACGCAGAAGGGGAGGTGGATGGTTTGAGAAGGCAAGAGGAATGGTGAAATCTTCACGGCTCTGTTGTCCGTGGGACTAG
- the LOC112881913 gene encoding guanosine deaminase-like isoform X2, whose protein sequence is MEVPQAGREDRDYKQMKQAVDEAYRAAARGDGGPFGAVILRDDGAVLASRHNLVRKNTDPSAHAEVAAIRQVAEMRSTVAFFHLFPHTVAGVQEARKTRPLRLLDLRVVRAVPDVLRLDSHSQDQEGGVCLYGAKAEAAVAAGFDASIPDAFVEYYRKSGIEVRQVEGEAARIAEQVFEKAWEAPGEAMRRRRGGGWFEKARGMVKSSRLCCPWD, encoded by the exons ATGGAGGTGCCCCAGG CTGGGCGGGAGGACAGGGACTACAAGCAGATGAAGCAGGCCGTCGACGAGGCTTACCGGGCAGCCgcgcgcggcgacggcggcccgTTCGGAGCAGTCATCCTCCGCGACGACGGCGCCGTGCTGGCCAGCCGCCACAACCTGGTCCGGAAGAACACAGATCCGTCGGCGCACGCTGAAGTGGCCGCGATCAGACAGGTAGCAGAAATGCGGAGCACGGTTGCGTTCTTCCACCTGTTCCCTCACACGGTTGCAGGCGTGCAGGAGGCTCGGAAGACTCGACCTCTCAGGCTGCTAGATCTACGCGTCGTGCGAGCCGTGCCCGATGTGCTTCGCCTTGATTCGCACAGCCAAGATCAAG AAGGTGGTGTATGCCTGTATGGAGCCAAGGCGGAGGCTGCGGTCGCCGCCGGGTTCGACGCCTCCATCCCGGACGCTTTCGTGGAGTACTACCGGAAATCCGGCATTGAGGTCAGGCAGGTCGAGGGCGAGGCAGCCCGGATCGCCGAGCAGGTCTTTGAGAAGGCATGGGAAGCTCCGGGTGAGGCAATGAGACGCAGAAGGGGAGGTGGATGGTTTGAGAAGGCAAGAGGAATGGTGAAATCTTCACGGCTCTGTTGTCCGTGGGACTAG
- the LOC112881913 gene encoding guanosine deaminase-like isoform X3, with the protein MEVPQAAGREDRDYKQMKQAVDEAYRAAARGDGGPFGAVILRDDGAVLASRHNLVRKNTDPSAHAEVAAIRQEARKTRPLRLLDLRVVRAVPDVLRLDSHSQDQEGGVCLYGAKAEAAVAAGFDASIPDAFVEYYRKSGIEVRQVEGEAARIAEQVFEKAWEAPGEAMRRRRGGGWFEKARGMVKSSRLCCPWD; encoded by the exons ATGGAGGTGCCCCAGG CAGCTGGGCGGGAGGACAGGGACTACAAGCAGATGAAGCAGGCCGTCGACGAGGCTTACCGGGCAGCCgcgcgcggcgacggcggcccgTTCGGAGCAGTCATCCTCCGCGACGACGGCGCCGTGCTGGCCAGCCGCCACAACCTGGTCCGGAAGAACACAGATCCGTCGGCGCACGCTGAAGTGGCCGCGATCAGACAG GAGGCTCGGAAGACTCGACCTCTCAGGCTGCTAGATCTACGCGTCGTGCGAGCCGTGCCCGATGTGCTTCGCCTTGATTCGCACAGCCAAGATCAAG AAGGTGGTGTATGCCTGTATGGAGCCAAGGCGGAGGCTGCGGTCGCCGCCGGGTTCGACGCCTCCATCCCGGACGCTTTCGTGGAGTACTACCGGAAATCCGGCATTGAGGTCAGGCAGGTCGAGGGCGAGGCAGCCCGGATCGCCGAGCAGGTCTTTGAGAAGGCATGGGAAGCTCCGGGTGAGGCAATGAGACGCAGAAGGGGAGGTGGATGGTTTGAGAAGGCAAGAGGAATGGTGAAATCTTCACGGCTCTGTTGTCCGTGGGACTAG